The genome window ATAGAACGGTTCATCGTCTCCCTCCTCTCTTAGACCTCTTTGATCGGAAATTAAAATAGTTTTAGTTTTTCTGTCAAATTATTATTATAATTATTTCCCTCGATTTTTATGAAGTAAAGGGATATAATTTAAAATTATTAATTTTTTAAAGTAATGAGATCTATGAGGACTGAGCGCTCAATTCTTGTTTCCGTGACTTTGCTTTGGATAGGACACTTTTTCGTCGATTTTATGCTTGGTATATGGCCGGTTTATAAAACGATGGCTGGCTTAGACATTGCTGTTGCAGGAACAATTGCTGCTTGCTGCGCATTCCTTGGCGAGGGGATGCAGCTGTTGTTCGGAGGGCTCTGTGATAAAGGTTTCAAAAAAAGACTTATTTTATTTGGCCTTTTTTTCACCTCAGCGAACGTACTCCTTATCTTTACGGAAAATTATTTCATTCTTTTTGCCCTTTTTTTCCTAACGTGTATGGGGTCTGGAGCATTTCATCCTGCCGCCACGGCCTTAGTTGGAGGCTTCACTGAAAATAGAAAAAGTTTTTATATCGCTCTATTTTCTTCCGGTGGTGCGCTTGGACTTGCTGTTAGTCAGATTATCTATTCAAATTTGCTGACTACGCTACAAAACCATGTGGTGCTTATCGCTGCCCCCTCTCTTTTACTCGTCCTGTTCCTTCTGCTGTTTGGCTATTTTAAAAGAGAAGATGAGGCACGATCCAAAACAGCTCCGTTCACAACTAAAAATTTTAAATATTTCTTTAAAAATAGAGAGCTCCTCTCGTTATATGTTAACCAAGTGTGTAACCAAACTATCGCATGGGCTGCCATTTTTTTGCTTCCAGATGTGTTAGTTAGCAGGGGTTAC of Chlamydiales bacterium STE3 contains these proteins:
- a CDS encoding Permease, major facilitator superfamily (Product derived from UniProtKB/Trembl:D6YTQ7), with product MRSMRTERSILVSVTLLWIGHFFVDFMLGIWPVYKTMAGLDIAVAGTIAACCAFLGEGMQLLFGGLCDKGFKKRLILFGLFFTSANVLLIFTENYFILFALFFLTCMGSGAFHPAATALVGGFTENRKSFYIALFSSGGALGLAVSQIIYSNLLTTLQNHVVLIAAPSLLLVLFLLLFGYFKREDEARSKTAPFTTKNFKYFFKNRELLSLYVNQVCNQTIAWAAIFLLPDVLVSRGYSSTISFGGGHLAFIIGSAIMMIPSGYLADKYSSQRIMLIATFVGMILFYTFLFSPRLETTPLLVILFFMGAAIGVIQPVAVAFGNILCKSNPGMVSAFLMGMVWCVSEFLGPAGGGLLTKCFVEDAPAKALSLIGVLFIVSLVATSLLPRRETEIFSTQKTIASFNMNTV